Proteins encoded together in one Xenopus laevis strain J_2021 chromosome 6L, Xenopus_laevis_v10.1, whole genome shotgun sequence window:
- the LOC121394673 gene encoding uncharacterized protein LOC121394673, whose protein sequence is MRTDQKILIRKKGAEQVKASCAVFYIPKHRCSTSAFPKNYKNPKTLFILAVGGRSASARQLLYCSLLLCIVQDTETMECVEPSTSSDIPLSREGKMAYIDAQLRAKHGDGKDEPCFPQNPRRLASDQNSENSAVQPSPRIGNTDWCICDNCVAMPTDLESKCCKEIDNIINVTDEEFSCILQHPFFYDYCQHRERIEINLKMIGQQRHPPNVRDLNRLLRKTAYKGFSAWIHGYLGKGVRRPIPSCAVKVIRDKFPDPEELYMGFRQHQDYPAEYMALD, encoded by the exons atgcgcactgaccaGAAGATCCTTATCAGGAAGAAAGGAGCAGAGCAAGTAAAAGCATCTTGCGCCGTCTTCTACATTCCAAAGCATCGCTGCTCTACTTCCGCATTCCCCAAGAATTACAAGAATCCAAAGACACTGTTTATCTTGGCTGTCGGGGGAAGGTCCGCTTCTGCCAGACAACTGCTTTATTGTTCGCTTCTTCTGTGCATCGTTCAGG atACAGAGACCATGGAATGTGTGGAACCTTCTACATCATCTGATATTCCACTCtcaagagaaggaaag ATGGCTTACATTGATGCTCAGCTAAGGGCTAAGCATGGGGATGGTAAAGATGAACCATGCTTCCCTCAAAATCCTAGGAGGTTAGCTTCAGATCAGAATTCTGAAAACTCTGCAGTGCAACCCTCCCCTAGAATTGGCAACACTGACTGGTGCATATGTGACAACTGTGTGGCAATGCCAACCGATCTTGAATCAAAGTGCTGCAAAGAAATCGACAATATTATTAATGTCACGGATGAGGAATTTTCATGCATTTTACAACAtccttttttttatgattattgcCAACACAGAGAAAGGATAGAAATAAACCTAAAAATGATCGGTCAGCAAAGGCATCCACCTAATGTCCGAGACCTTAACCG ATTACTACGGAAAACAGCATACAAAGGTTTTTCAGCCTGGATTCATGGGTATCTAGGAAAAGGAGTTCGGAGACCTATTCCGTCCTGTGCTGTAAAGGTCATCAGGGACAAATTCCCAGATCCTGAGGAATTATATATGGGATTCCGACAACACCAGGATTACCCTGCTGAATATATGGCCCttgattaa